In Bacteroidota bacterium, the sequence CTGCCCATATCCGAATGAAACGCTCGTTTGCTTCTTTTATAATTGTTGAATATTTAATTCTTATTTCATTTATTCTATCCATGTGGCAAAGATAGGAAAAAAAATTAATAATGGAGCAATTATATATTTACAATTACTTGGCAATATAAAACGGTTTCAAATATTCCGGAATATCACTTTTATGAATGGAGCTATAGAATTGAATCACCAATTTACTCAAAGATTTTTTTTGAGCCTATAAATAGCTTGATTTTCAGAAAATGTAGGCTTCCGTCTAAAGATACTACTATGACAGGCGATGAAAAATATGATACTGAAAAAACTACCTGCCAACGATTTGATCCAAAATTAGAATCAAGATTGAAGATATGTTCTGCCAAACCTAATGTAATACAGATTTACAACGAAAAATTCGAGTTAATTAAGGAGCTACGCGATATGGGACATTTCGGAATTCTTGGCTCCGACGAAAAGTATATTTATGTCTATAAAAAATATCAACCGAAAACTCACAGTATTCTGATATTAAAATATTTAATAACAGATTTTATTAAGGGGGCTTCTAAAAATAGTAAATTTTAAGGCGTAAGAAATTTCAAAACCGCAGTTTACTATTGTAAATGAGGATTTTGAAATTTTGAAACAACGAAGAAATTTGCATTTATAGAAGTCCCCTAAAGTAAATCTTTCAAGAAGAAATTTACGCACTAAATTTTTAGTGCCCGCAGCCTCCACCGTGCCCATGTTCTTTGCCTAATTCTACTACTTCTTTTATTTCGGGAATGTTTGCTTTAAGAGTTCGCTCTACACCGGCTTTTAGGGTTTGAGTACTCATTGGGCAACTTCCGCAGGCACCAAGCAGTTTAACAACTACAGTTAAATCTTCTTTAATTTCGACAAGTGAAATATCTCCACCATCAGCTTGCAAAAATGGGCGGATTTGCTCCAAAGTGTCTTTTATTCTTTTATGAATTCCGTTTTGATTATTGTTATCTTCCATTTCTTTTATTTTTTATTTATTAGATTATAAATTTAGTAAAACTTTGTTTTTAATTACTTGTCAAAATAGCTTAAGATTTTCTAATGAGAAGAACAACCTGCACTATCCGACATTTCTACTTTTTTAGTGGGCTCAATGGTCTTATTCCGAATTTCTATTTGTTCAGCAACATTTTCAGCCAATTTAGCGAAAGCTATTCCGGTGATAGAGTTTTCGTTGACCGACGAAGGTACTCCATTGTCGCCACCTTCTCTAATTCCTTGAACAATAGGAATCTGTCCTATGAAAGGAATTTCCATTTTTTCGGCAAGTTCTTTTCCTCCATCTTTTCCAAAAATATAATATTTGTTTTCGGGAAGTTCTTTTGGTGTAAACCACGACATATTTTCAACCAAACCCATAATCGGAACATTTACCTTATCGCCTTTAAACATGTTTATTCCTTTTATTGCATCAATAATTGCAACTTCCTGCGGGGTAGATACCATAATCGCTCCTGTAACAGGAACTTCCTGCACTAATGTCAAATGAATATCGCTGGTTCCGGGCGGAAGGTCAATGAATAAATAGTCGAGCTTGCCCCAGTCGGCATCAAACAAAAGTTGTTTCAGCGCCGAACTTGCCATTGGGCCACGCCAAACTATTGCATCGCCAGGATTTGAAAAAAATCCGATAGAAAGCATTTTTACACCATAATTCTCAACAGGCTTAATTATTGTTTTTTCGTTTTCTGTAAGAACCTCAGGTCTTTGTCCTTCCACTTTGAACATTTTTGGAATGGAAGGCCCAAAAATGTCTGCGTCTATTAAACCAACTTTGGATCCCATTTTTGCAAATGTAACAGCCAGATTTGCTGCAATAGTAGATTTTCCTACTCCTCCTTTACCAGAGGCAATTGCAATTATGTTTTTTATATTCGAGAATTTTCCATTTTCTGCTCCGGCTGCTATATTCGAAACTATATTTATTACTATTTCAGTGGAATTATTTGTGGCATCCTTTAAAGCCTTTTCGCAAACTTTTGGAATTGAGTTTTTGAAAGGAAAGTTACCTTCCGGTAAAATCACATTAACGATTATTTTTTTTTCAGAAACTTCAATATCTTTTACCAGATTTAATTCTACAACACTTTTATCTGAGCCTGGAACCAATATTTTATTTAGTACCTCAAGTACTTGTCCTTTTGTAAATATCATAAACTTATCTTTAATTGTATTAATTCTAAATAAGCTGCAAATATATATATTTTTTAAAAACAAAGCTTACAGGTTTATCAAACCTAATATTTCAAATTTTGTGTTGATAGTAAAACTTTGACAACGCATCGGCAAATCGCTTTTCGCCTCACCACAATTCACTTTTTGTACACACGATTTGATACAATTTAAAAAAAAGAAAGACTAACAAAACATAAAATTAAGGGATAACAACATGAAAGTCTAAATAGCAGTTGATGTTGTAGTTCAAGAACTATTTGGGCAGTTATGATATTTATATCAAACAAAGATAAGAGTTTCAGGATAAAAAAGAAACCAAATCAATTATGGGGACTTCTAAAAACAGGAAATTTCAAGGCTTAAAAAAAAATTTGAAACCGCAGTTTACTATTGTAAATGAGGATTTCAAAATTTTGAAGCAACGAAGAAATTTGCATTTTTAGAAGTTTCCTTATTTAATTTTAAACTCAACTCGTCTGTTCTTGGCTCTATTTGATTCTGTATCATTCGGGGCGATTGGATCGCTTTCACCATAACCTTTTGGTTCAATTCTATTGTAATCAATACCACGTTTGGTAAGATATTTAACTACAGCATATGCCCGTCGATTCGACAAATTCAAATTGTATTCTTTTGAACCAATATCATCTGTATGTGCCTGTAGTTCAACCGAAATTTCAGGATTTTCATTTAGCAGTTTTATCAATTTGCTTAGTTCAAAATAACTGGATTTTTTTATTACTGCTTTGTCGAAATCGAAGGTAATATTCGAAAGTCTAATAGAAACATCTTTTTTTAGAGGCTTTAAATAAATATCCTTTTCAATTTTTTTGGCTGTAATATTTTTGAATCTTAGATGATATTCAAAAGCGATAATGAAATTTTGTATAGCTGCCTGCTGAACTTTTTTGGTTTCTACAGCATATTCAAGAAACATCAAAATCTCTTTGTATTCAATTGCTTCTTCCCATTTTATTTTCGATTGTTCAGCAAAATCAACAGCTTTTTGCTCATAAATATTTGCAGAATTTATGACGAGCTCATCTGATTTTTCTTGATATATTTTAATAAGCTCAGTCAATATCTGCAAATACTGATTATTGGCATTATAAGATTTTTCGTACGATTGATAGGTTTTTTCAATAATATGTGAAGTATTTTGTCTTATGATCCCTATTACTTCATCTTTTCGTTGAGAAAATATA encodes:
- a CDS encoding Mrp/NBP35 family ATP-binding protein, with product MIFTKGQVLEVLNKILVPGSDKSVVELNLVKDIEVSEKKIIVNVILPEGNFPFKNSIPKVCEKALKDATNNSTEIVINIVSNIAAGAENGKFSNIKNIIAIASGKGGVGKSTIAANLAVTFAKMGSKVGLIDADIFGPSIPKMFKVEGQRPEVLTENEKTIIKPVENYGVKMLSIGFFSNPGDAIVWRGPMASSALKQLLFDADWGKLDYLFIDLPPGTSDIHLTLVQEVPVTGAIMVSTPQEVAIIDAIKGINMFKGDKVNVPIMGLVENMSWFTPKELPENKYYIFGKDGGKELAEKMEIPFIGQIPIVQGIREGGDNGVPSSVNENSITGIAFAKLAENVAEQIEIRNKTIEPTKKVEMSDSAGCSSH
- a CDS encoding NifU family protein — its product is MHKRIKDTLEQIRPFLQADGGDISLVEIKEDLTVVVKLLGACGSCPMSTQTLKAGVERTLKANIPEIKEVVELGKEHGHGGGCGH